In one window of Catalinimonas alkaloidigena DNA:
- a CDS encoding glycoside hydrolase family 9 protein, which yields MRSFTRFFALCLCGACAQAPSTTPPSDAIRLNQLGFYPDGPKTAALVDAEATRFYITTPDQQDTVFDGDLSAARQASYSPRRVRLADFSALRDTGTFVLVIPEVGASTPFRIGEAVYREVTRASIKAFYFQRASTDLPERYAGSWQRPGGHPDTQVKVHASAASPERPEGTVLSSPRGWYDAGDYNKYVVNSGITMGTLLSLYEDFPDHFAHVSLNLPESGNPLPDLLDEVLWNLRWMLTMQDPHDGGVYHKLTTASFEGMVTPQQATHQRYVVQKGTAATLDFAAVMAQAARVLRPFEQTLPGLADSCLTAAVAAWQWAEQHPAVVYDQEALNQQFDPDITTGAYGDKNFEDERLWAAAELLVTTGQEQYFRAVEWFPEDHIPLPSWAQVRALGYYTLIRQDTLPPVAQEVLPRLRQMVQAMADTLLADVDAQPYGTVMGQSPRDYIWGSSAVAANQGVALLQAYRLTHDDAYWKGAVSNLDYLLGRNATGYSFVTGHGTKTPQHPHHRLSVSDGVEAPVPGLLSGGPNARAPQQDHCTSYTSDVPDETFSDDDCSYASNEIAINWNAPLAYLTGALEALHTPISTQPR from the coding sequence ATGAGATCGTTTACTCGCTTTTTTGCGCTGTGCCTTTGCGGGGCCTGCGCCCAGGCACCCTCCACAACGCCGCCTTCGGATGCCATCCGCCTGAACCAACTCGGATTTTACCCGGATGGCCCCAAAACGGCCGCACTGGTCGATGCCGAGGCCACACGTTTTTACATCACAACCCCTGACCAACAAGACACCGTCTTCGACGGCGATTTGTCCGCGGCACGTCAGGCGTCGTACTCGCCACGCCGGGTGCGTCTTGCCGATTTCTCGGCCCTGCGCGACACTGGTACGTTCGTACTGGTGATTCCGGAAGTGGGCGCGTCCACTCCTTTTCGGATCGGGGAAGCGGTGTATCGGGAGGTGACCCGCGCTTCGATCAAAGCGTTCTATTTCCAACGGGCCTCGACCGACCTACCCGAACGCTATGCGGGTTCCTGGCAACGGCCGGGCGGCCATCCCGATACCCAGGTAAAAGTCCATGCGTCGGCTGCCTCGCCCGAACGCCCCGAAGGCACGGTCCTGTCCAGCCCCCGGGGGTGGTACGATGCCGGTGACTACAACAAATACGTGGTCAACTCCGGCATCACGATGGGCACGTTGCTTTCGCTCTACGAGGATTTCCCCGACCATTTTGCCCACGTTTCGCTCAATCTGCCGGAAAGCGGCAATCCCCTGCCGGACCTGCTCGACGAAGTGCTCTGGAACCTGCGGTGGATGCTGACGATGCAAGATCCGCACGACGGCGGCGTATACCACAAACTCACTACGGCTTCGTTCGAAGGCATGGTGACTCCGCAACAGGCAACGCATCAACGCTACGTGGTACAAAAAGGAACGGCCGCCACCCTCGACTTTGCGGCCGTTATGGCCCAGGCAGCGCGCGTTCTGCGTCCGTTCGAGCAAACCCTGCCGGGATTGGCCGATTCGTGTCTGACCGCAGCGGTTGCCGCCTGGCAGTGGGCAGAGCAGCATCCGGCGGTGGTGTACGATCAGGAAGCGCTCAACCAGCAGTTCGATCCGGACATCACGACGGGTGCCTACGGCGACAAGAACTTTGAAGACGAGCGCCTCTGGGCCGCGGCCGAGCTGTTGGTCACCACCGGGCAGGAGCAATACTTCCGGGCCGTAGAATGGTTTCCCGAAGACCACATCCCTTTGCCTTCGTGGGCACAGGTCCGAGCGCTGGGCTATTATACCCTGATTCGTCAGGACACACTGCCGCCGGTCGCACAGGAGGTACTGCCCCGCCTTCGCCAGATGGTGCAGGCCATGGCCGACACGCTACTCGCCGATGTAGACGCTCAGCCCTACGGCACGGTGATGGGGCAGAGTCCCCGCGACTACATTTGGGGCAGCAGTGCCGTAGCCGCCAACCAGGGAGTGGCGCTACTCCAGGCCTACCGTCTGACCCACGACGATGCCTACTGGAAAGGGGCGGTCAGCAACCTCGATTACCTGCTGGGCCGCAACGCCACCGGGTACTCGTTCGTGACGGGCCACGGGACCAAGACGCCTCAGCATCCGCACCACCGTCTTTCGGTCAGCGATGGCGTAGAAGCACCGGTACCCGGACTTCTGTCGGGCGGTCCCAACGCACGAGCGCCGCAACAGGATCACTGCACAAGTTATACCTCAGACGTACCTGACGAAACGTTTTCTGACGACGACTGCTCGTATGCCTCCAACGAAATCGCGATCAACTGGAACGCACCGCTGGCTTATCTGACCGGGGCGCTGGAAGCCTTGCATACCCCCATCAGCACTCAGCCACGGTAG
- a CDS encoding glycosyl hydrolase family 95 catalytic domain-containing protein has product MMSPTQFFRFLFRFGTAHIWLCFAAFFIGLNTVGYAQDTTRTNDLMMWFTHPARHWNEALPVGNGRLGAMVFGGLPTERLQLNEESVWVGKPADFVNPAARAALPQVRQLLFAGKYAEAQALAQEKMMGDKQVWSTYQTLGDLTLMFDSLHQQATDYQREIDLETATARVRYRVGRVRYTREIFASAPDQALVVRLTADQPGALTVGVTLSRPGNQATCRVENQTLTLREHIGGGTGVHLVTRAQLLPEGGTIRTQGQQVQVDSANAITLILTAATDYWGNDPEVTTDRQLVAAAQKTFTTLQEAHITDYQHYFKRVALDLGTSEATYFPTDARLLALQRGNADPALLALYYQFGRYLLISSSRPGPDGGAALPANLQGIWADGLTPPWSADYHININIQMNYWPAEVTNLPELHAPFLDFLDRLRPDARKTARDMYGIAGTVAHFTTDPWLFTEPYGQTQWAMWPMGMAWCAQHPWEHYLFTEDQAFLREKGYPVMKEAAEFCLNWLVEHPTTHQLVSGPSISPENTFRTQDGAIATMVMGPTMDHMIIRDLLENTRQAAQILKTDRALQRRIEKTLARLAPTQIGSDGRIMEWTEEFDEPEPGHRHISQLFGLHPGHQITRQTPELFAAARKTIDYRLSHGGGHTGWSRAWIINFFARLHDGEAAYENLIALLRKSTLPNLFDTHPPFQIDGNFGATAGITEMLLQSHAGELHLLPALPQAWPQGHIRGICARGGFEIELEWEDGQLRQATVLSKLGHACQLRYGDRVVTLATQPNQRYVLDGALRLVP; this is encoded by the coding sequence ATGATGTCTCCGACACAGTTCTTTCGCTTTCTTTTCCGCTTTGGCACCGCGCATATTTGGCTCTGCTTTGCCGCGTTTTTCATAGGTCTGAACACCGTAGGCTATGCCCAGGACACCACACGGACGAACGATCTGATGATGTGGTTCACCCATCCGGCGCGCCACTGGAACGAAGCTCTTCCCGTGGGTAACGGCCGTTTAGGTGCCATGGTCTTTGGCGGCCTCCCGACCGAACGTCTGCAACTGAACGAAGAGTCGGTTTGGGTGGGAAAACCCGCTGACTTTGTGAACCCGGCGGCCAGGGCGGCGTTGCCCCAGGTGCGGCAATTGTTGTTTGCAGGCAAGTATGCCGAAGCCCAAGCCCTGGCGCAGGAAAAGATGATGGGAGACAAGCAGGTGTGGAGCACCTACCAAACGCTGGGTGACCTGACGTTGATGTTCGATAGCCTTCACCAACAGGCAACCGATTATCAGCGGGAAATCGACCTAGAAACGGCTACGGCACGTGTCCGGTATCGTGTCGGGCGCGTGCGCTATACACGCGAAATCTTTGCCAGTGCTCCCGATCAGGCCCTTGTGGTGCGCCTGACGGCCGACCAGCCGGGTGCGCTGACGGTGGGGGTAACCCTTAGCCGACCGGGCAACCAAGCGACCTGCCGCGTCGAAAATCAAACCCTTACACTCCGAGAACACATTGGGGGAGGAACGGGCGTTCACCTGGTAACACGGGCTCAGTTGCTGCCGGAAGGAGGAACCATACGAACGCAGGGGCAACAGGTGCAGGTGGACAGCGCCAACGCCATTACCCTTATTCTGACCGCGGCCACCGACTATTGGGGCAATGACCCGGAAGTCACAACAGACCGTCAGCTCGTTGCGGCTGCCCAGAAGACGTTCACGACTTTGCAGGAAGCCCACATTACCGACTACCAGCATTATTTCAAACGCGTAGCACTAGACCTGGGCACCAGCGAAGCTACCTACTTCCCTACGGACGCACGCCTTTTGGCGCTACAGCGTGGCAATGCCGATCCCGCGCTGCTGGCGCTTTATTACCAATTCGGGCGTTACCTGCTGATCAGTAGTTCGCGGCCCGGACCGGATGGTGGCGCTGCTCTACCCGCCAACCTGCAGGGGATCTGGGCCGACGGTCTGACGCCTCCCTGGAGTGCCGACTACCACATCAACATTAACATCCAGATGAATTACTGGCCCGCCGAGGTCACCAACCTGCCGGAACTGCACGCGCCTTTCCTGGATTTTCTGGATCGACTTCGCCCCGACGCCCGCAAAACGGCGCGTGATATGTACGGCATTGCAGGAACCGTAGCGCACTTTACCACCGATCCCTGGTTGTTTACCGAACCCTACGGCCAAACACAGTGGGCCATGTGGCCGATGGGCATGGCCTGGTGTGCCCAGCATCCGTGGGAACATTATCTGTTTACGGAAGATCAGGCGTTTCTGCGCGAGAAGGGCTACCCCGTGATGAAAGAAGCCGCCGAGTTCTGCCTCAACTGGCTGGTGGAACACCCCACGACGCATCAACTGGTTTCGGGACCGTCCATTTCGCCCGAAAATACCTTTCGGACCCAGGACGGCGCAATCGCCACGATGGTGATGGGCCCCACGATGGACCACATGATCATCCGCGACCTGCTGGAAAATACACGGCAGGCAGCGCAGATCCTAAAAACCGACCGGGCGTTGCAACGGCGCATTGAGAAAACACTGGCCCGCCTGGCCCCTACACAGATCGGCAGCGACGGACGCATCATGGAGTGGACCGAAGAGTTTGACGAGCCGGAGCCGGGCCACCGCCACATCTCACAGTTGTTCGGGCTTCATCCTGGCCACCAGATTACCCGCCAGACGCCGGAACTCTTCGCGGCTGCCCGCAAAACCATTGATTACCGCCTCTCGCACGGCGGTGGGCATACGGGCTGGAGTCGAGCCTGGATCATTAATTTCTTTGCACGGCTGCACGACGGCGAAGCGGCCTACGAAAACTTGATAGCGCTGCTGCGCAAATCGACGCTACCTAATCTGTTCGACACGCATCCTCCCTTCCAGATCGACGGCAATTTCGGGGCGACTGCAGGCATCACCGAGATGCTGTTACAAAGCCACGCCGGCGAGCTGCACCTGTTACCTGCCCTGCCGCAGGCCTGGCCACAAGGCCACATCCGCGGCATTTGTGCACGGGGTGGCTTCGAGATCGAACTGGAATGGGAGGATGGTCAGCTTCGGCAAGCCACCGTTCTTTCCAAATTAGGCCACGCCTGCCAACTGCGTTACGGCGACCGGGTCGTAACCCTAGCGACGCAGCCCAACCAGCGCTACGTACTGGACGGCGCCTTACGCCTTGTGCCTTAA
- a CDS encoding T9SS type A sorting domain-containing protein, whose protein sequence is MTPLRILFLLFGFFTVALPLQAQTYRWRNVVMGGGGFVPGIVFSPTEPGLVYARTDVGGAYRWDAAGRTWISITDHLSRNESNYTGVRSLALDPSDPDRVYLATGLYSQSWAGTGAILASTDRGTTWSHYPLSIKLGGNEDGRSTGECLQVDPSLNSRLLLGSSTDGLWKSEDYGASWAQVTSFPINSTPAGRNGISFVLFDTTGSTAGQATPTIYVGVLRTGASNLYQSLDGGVTWSAVPGQTTTLMPHQAVVDDQGNIYITYSNGPGPNNITSGDVRRYQAATNQWTSIRPDQGQQGGFAGISRHPNGTLLVSTIDRWWPGDEVFRSTDNGATWQPLVRNATWDYAGFAHAAESTPHWLGDVDINPFDADQAWFVTGYGVFHATNLTTTSGAVTWSFDNAGLEETVPLGLISPPSGPHLVVALGDIDGFRYETQLETSPAEGRLSPQYGTNTSIAFAEQQPAVMARTHYNANAHYGSYSTDGGASWQAFASAPLGTSGGGTIALSADGNTLVWSPAGAGFHYSTNRGSTWLPASGAASGMKPVADRVNGQKFYVYHALQGQVWRSTDGGKTFTQGATGLPSLYDWQLNDGALQAVFGQEDHLWLNHPSGLYRSTDGGQTFSPVTGVASAYALGFGKAAPGSDYPAIFMAGVVAGVYGFYRSDDQGTQWTRINDDAHQFGWVGLLAGDPRVYGRVYLGTGGRGVVYGEPAEATTSSERMRSHPVHLYPNPSADGSFSLRTDARSPIQRVQVLDLQGRLLWEHMLPALTSEAMIRTTLWSGFYLVRCFSSQGVSTQKLIVR, encoded by the coding sequence ATGACACCTCTGCGGATTCTTTTTCTGCTTTTCGGCTTCTTTACGGTAGCCCTCCCCCTTCAGGCACAAACGTATCGCTGGCGCAACGTCGTCATGGGGGGCGGCGGCTTTGTTCCGGGCATCGTATTCAGCCCCACCGAGCCGGGTTTGGTATATGCCCGCACCGATGTAGGAGGCGCGTACCGTTGGGATGCTGCCGGACGTACCTGGATCTCGATTACCGATCACCTTTCGCGTAACGAATCGAACTACACCGGAGTGCGCAGCCTGGCCCTGGACCCCTCCGACCCGGATCGTGTGTACCTGGCTACGGGATTATACAGTCAATCGTGGGCGGGCACGGGTGCTATCCTGGCGTCTACCGACCGGGGGACTACGTGGTCACATTACCCGCTGTCTATTAAGCTGGGCGGCAACGAAGACGGCCGCTCGACCGGCGAATGTTTGCAGGTGGACCCCAGTTTGAACAGTCGTTTGTTGCTCGGTTCCAGCACCGATGGTCTCTGGAAAAGCGAAGATTATGGTGCTTCTTGGGCACAAGTCACCAGCTTTCCGATCAATAGCACGCCTGCCGGCCGAAACGGGATCTCGTTCGTACTTTTCGATACCACCGGCAGTACCGCGGGTCAAGCAACTCCAACCATTTACGTGGGGGTGCTCCGCACGGGCGCATCCAACCTGTACCAAAGCCTGGACGGCGGCGTGACGTGGAGCGCCGTACCCGGGCAGACAACTACGCTGATGCCTCACCAGGCCGTCGTGGATGACCAGGGAAATATATACATCACCTATAGCAACGGCCCCGGCCCTAACAACATAACGTCGGGCGACGTACGGCGCTACCAGGCTGCTACGAATCAGTGGACCAGCATCCGCCCCGACCAGGGACAGCAAGGTGGTTTTGCGGGCATCAGCCGCCACCCCAACGGCACGTTGCTGGTCAGCACAATCGACCGCTGGTGGCCCGGTGATGAAGTATTTCGCAGCACCGATAACGGAGCGACCTGGCAACCCCTGGTGCGCAATGCCACCTGGGATTACGCCGGATTTGCACACGCCGCCGAATCGACACCTCACTGGCTGGGCGATGTCGACATCAATCCGTTCGATGCAGACCAGGCGTGGTTCGTGACGGGTTACGGCGTGTTTCACGCAACGAATCTAACAACCACCTCCGGGGCTGTTACATGGTCGTTTGACAACGCCGGGCTGGAAGAGACAGTACCGCTGGGCCTGATCAGTCCACCTAGTGGGCCGCATCTGGTCGTAGCGTTGGGAGACATCGACGGATTCCGGTACGAAACCCAGCTGGAAACCTCCCCCGCTGAGGGGCGCTTATCCCCTCAGTATGGCACCAACACCAGCATCGCCTTCGCAGAACAGCAACCCGCTGTCATGGCACGCACGCACTACAATGCCAATGCGCATTACGGCAGTTACTCGACCGACGGCGGCGCCTCCTGGCAGGCCTTTGCCTCCGCGCCGTTGGGCACAAGCGGCGGTGGCACCATTGCCCTGTCGGCAGACGGCAACACGTTGGTGTGGAGTCCGGCTGGGGCGGGGTTTCATTATTCGACCAATCGAGGCAGCACCTGGCTTCCGGCAAGCGGGGCCGCCAGCGGCATGAAGCCCGTCGCCGATCGGGTCAACGGACAGAAGTTCTACGTCTACCACGCGTTACAAGGGCAAGTCTGGCGCAGTACGGACGGAGGCAAAACGTTTACACAGGGCGCTACCGGACTGCCTTCGCTGTACGACTGGCAACTGAACGATGGGGCGCTCCAGGCGGTATTCGGGCAGGAAGACCATTTGTGGTTAAACCACCCGAGCGGCCTGTATCGCTCTACCGATGGGGGCCAGACTTTTTCGCCCGTTACTGGCGTAGCATCCGCCTATGCCCTAGGGTTTGGCAAAGCCGCGCCTGGCAGTGACTACCCGGCCATTTTCATGGCGGGCGTTGTTGCTGGCGTCTATGGCTTTTATCGTTCGGACGATCAGGGAACCCAATGGACGCGCATTAACGACGATGCGCACCAGTTTGGTTGGGTAGGGCTGCTGGCTGGTGACCCACGGGTGTACGGACGCGTCTACCTGGGAACAGGCGGCCGGGGTGTCGTATACGGTGAACCGGCTGAGGCCACGACCTCTTCGGAAAGGATGCGATCGCATCCGGTGCACCTGTATCCCAACCCCTCGGCCGACGGCAGTTTCTCACTTCGAACCGACGCACGTTCTCCGATTCAGCGGGTGCAGGTGCTGGACCTGCAGGGACGTCTGTTGTGGGAACACATGTTGCCTGCTCTAACGTCAGAAGCCATGATCCGGACCACACTTTGGTCGGGTTTCTACTTGGTCAGGTGCTTCTCAAGCCAGGGCGTTTCGACACAGAAGCTTATCGTTCGTTAA
- a CDS encoding CRTAC1 family protein has translation MNFGRVLGLIFVLGLGGACDTDKTREKADETTTERPAQTQKFSLFTRLESSQTGIDFSNKITENDSVNLIANEYTYMGGGVGIGDFNRDGLPDVYFSASQGSARLYLNRGDLRFEDVTEQAGLTSDFWGTGVSVVDINQDGYDDIYVCASGRNNPQERKNRLYINNQNLTFSEQAEAYGLADTSFSTQATFFDYDRDGDLDLYLLNHQLYALNANTIAPRNDAQPSPASDKLYQNLGGTAHPVFREVTQAAGLRENGYGLGVVVSDFNGDAWPDLYVANDYIANDLLWINQQNGTFRNEAATALKHQSYSSMGVDAADINNDGWPDLASLDMLPADNARKKMMYSFMRYDRYELERRMGYEPTFMRNMLQLNRGVRPQKGLPEPFFSEIGQLAGVHETDWSWSVLMADWDNDGWKDLYITNGMGRDFLNNDYILNRDNIARQYQASASQEERNRAVVQKLADYGDVALKNYLFLNNKDLTFNTLEVEGDRASISNGCAYADLDNDGDLDLVVNNINQEAMVLRNNLTEEDKQQTHHFLTLHLDGPAKNPAGFGTSLRLYAGGAQQVVEQQPVRGYASSVDARLHVGLGSAAQVDSLVITWPDGAQQTLRAVAANQTLMLHHAEATTHVQKPSNSSGTLLFADVTQARKVDFKHQETFFDDYSFQWMLPQKYSQLGPFLAQGDVNGDGRMDFFAGGAYQQWGQFFLQQPNGQFVAKPLGRGEKDEEDLGCLLFDADGDGDLDLFINSGGYEYDAGSPYYQPRLYTNDGAGNFSLDRTALPRLATSAQCVAGADYDGDGDLDLFIGGRVSPNQFPVAPASYLLQNDNGHFTDITATVCPALQRPGMVTSALWLDVDQDQRPDLIIAGEWMPIRFFKNEGPQLREISSQTTLTQLNGQWRSLAAADLDGDGDQDLVAGNLGMNNKFKASLATPIRLFAKDLDQNGTLDPILSYYLPDPNGARQLYPAMGRDHFAMQVPGIRKKFNLHAAYANVRTQELFSPADRQGMLELVCEETHSVWLENQDNGVFVKHNLPVEAQFAPVNAIACEDVTGDGNLDLILAGNEYQTEIMTGRYDASYGVVLQGNGKGGFESIAPAQSGLILEGDVKDIKVINAADGRRILVVTFNDQKMRLFQLL, from the coding sequence GTGAATTTCGGGCGAGTCTTGGGGCTGATTTTTGTGCTCGGGTTAGGCGGTGCGTGCGATACCGATAAGACGCGGGAAAAAGCTGACGAAACAACAACTGAGCGTCCGGCGCAAACGCAAAAATTTAGCCTCTTTACACGACTCGAATCGAGCCAGACCGGTATCGATTTTAGTAATAAAATCACCGAAAACGATTCGGTAAACCTGATCGCCAACGAATATACCTACATGGGGGGCGGTGTGGGCATCGGAGATTTCAACCGCGACGGCCTGCCGGATGTGTACTTCAGTGCCAGCCAGGGTTCCGCGCGCCTCTACCTGAACCGGGGCGATTTGCGGTTTGAGGACGTGACTGAGCAAGCAGGACTAACGAGTGATTTTTGGGGGACGGGCGTAAGTGTGGTGGACATCAACCAGGACGGTTACGACGACATTTACGTCTGTGCCTCAGGACGAAACAACCCACAGGAGCGCAAAAATCGCCTTTACATCAACAACCAGAATCTGACGTTCAGCGAGCAAGCCGAAGCGTACGGCCTGGCCGATACGAGTTTCTCGACACAAGCCACTTTTTTCGACTACGATCGCGACGGCGACCTGGACCTGTACTTACTCAATCACCAGCTGTACGCGCTCAACGCCAATACCATCGCCCCGCGCAACGATGCGCAACCGAGTCCGGCAAGCGATAAATTGTACCAGAACCTGGGCGGGACAGCGCACCCGGTCTTCAGGGAAGTTACGCAGGCGGCAGGCCTCCGCGAAAACGGGTACGGTTTGGGCGTAGTGGTCAGCGATTTCAACGGCGACGCGTGGCCCGATCTTTACGTGGCCAACGACTACATCGCCAACGACCTGTTGTGGATCAACCAGCAGAACGGCACGTTTCGGAATGAAGCAGCCACGGCGCTCAAACACCAGAGCTATTCGAGTATGGGCGTGGATGCCGCCGATATCAACAACGACGGATGGCCCGATCTGGCTTCGCTGGACATGCTGCCGGCTGATAATGCCCGCAAAAAAATGATGTACTCGTTCATGCGGTACGATCGCTACGAACTGGAACGGCGGATGGGCTATGAACCCACATTTATGCGCAACATGCTGCAACTGAACCGGGGCGTACGCCCGCAGAAGGGCCTTCCTGAACCGTTTTTTAGTGAAATAGGGCAACTGGCCGGCGTGCACGAAACCGACTGGAGCTGGAGCGTGCTCATGGCCGATTGGGATAACGACGGTTGGAAAGACCTGTACATCACCAACGGCATGGGGCGGGATTTCCTGAACAACGATTACATCCTGAATCGGGACAACATCGCGCGGCAATACCAGGCGTCTGCCAGCCAGGAAGAGCGCAACCGAGCGGTGGTGCAAAAGCTTGCCGACTACGGAGACGTAGCACTCAAAAACTACCTGTTTCTGAACAACAAAGACCTGACTTTCAATACCCTGGAGGTAGAAGGAGATCGGGCCTCCATCTCGAATGGCTGTGCGTACGCTGACCTGGACAACGACGGGGATCTTGATCTGGTGGTCAACAATATCAACCAGGAGGCGATGGTTTTGCGCAATAACCTGACGGAGGAAGACAAGCAACAAACTCACCATTTTCTCACCCTGCATCTGGACGGCCCGGCGAAAAATCCGGCAGGATTCGGGACTTCGCTCCGGCTGTACGCGGGCGGCGCGCAGCAGGTGGTAGAGCAGCAGCCGGTGCGAGGGTACGCTTCCAGTGTCGACGCGCGGTTGCACGTGGGGTTGGGTTCGGCGGCTCAGGTAGATTCGTTGGTGATTACCTGGCCCGACGGTGCGCAGCAGACTTTGCGGGCGGTGGCGGCCAACCAGACCTTGATGTTGCATCACGCAGAGGCGACAACACATGTGCAAAAGCCCTCCAATTCCTCGGGAACACTACTTTTTGCCGATGTTACGCAAGCGCGCAAGGTTGATTTCAAGCATCAGGAAACGTTTTTTGATGATTACAGTTTTCAATGGATGCTGCCGCAGAAGTATTCCCAACTGGGGCCTTTTCTGGCACAAGGCGACGTCAACGGCGACGGGCGGATGGATTTTTTTGCAGGGGGTGCGTACCAGCAGTGGGGGCAGTTTTTTCTGCAACAGCCGAACGGACAGTTTGTGGCCAAACCGCTGGGGCGGGGCGAAAAAGACGAAGAAGACCTGGGCTGCCTGTTGTTCGATGCCGACGGCGACGGCGATCTGGATTTGTTCATCAACAGCGGCGGATACGAATACGATGCGGGTTCGCCTTACTACCAGCCGCGGCTGTATACCAACGACGGAGCAGGAAATTTTAGTCTGGACCGCACGGCGTTGCCCCGCCTTGCCACCAGCGCGCAGTGCGTAGCGGGGGCAGACTACGACGGCGACGGCGATTTGGACCTGTTTATCGGTGGACGCGTCTCGCCCAATCAGTTTCCGGTAGCGCCGGCCAGTTACCTGTTGCAAAACGACAACGGTCACTTCACCGACATTACCGCCACGGTGTGTCCCGCCTTGCAACGGCCCGGCATGGTAACTTCTGCTCTGTGGCTGGATGTGGACCAGGACCAGCGACCCGACCTGATCATTGCCGGGGAGTGGATGCCGATCCGTTTCTTTAAAAACGAAGGGCCGCAGCTGCGGGAAATCTCGTCACAAACCACGCTGACCCAACTGAACGGGCAGTGGCGCAGTTTAGCGGCGGCCGATCTGGACGGTGACGGCGATCAGGATCTGGTGGCGGGAAATCTGGGCATGAACAACAAATTCAAAGCGTCGCTCGCTACACCCATTCGGCTGTTTGCCAAGGACCTGGACCAAAACGGTACCCTCGATCCCATCCTGTCGTACTACCTGCCCGATCCGAACGGGGCACGCCAGCTGTACCCCGCCATGGGGCGCGACCACTTTGCCATGCAAGTACCGGGAATTCGCAAAAAGTTCAACCTGCACGCCGCGTACGCCAACGTGCGGACGCAGGAGTTGTTCAGTCCAGCCGATCGGCAGGGAATGCTCGAACTGGTGTGTGAAGAGACCCACAGCGTCTGGCTCGAGAATCAGGATAACGGCGTATTTGTCAAGCACAACTTGCCCGTCGAAGCGCAATTTGCCCCGGTCAATGCGATCGCCTGTGAGGATGTGACCGGCGACGGAAACCTGGATTTGATTTTAGCGGGGAACGAGTACCAAACGGAAATTATGACGGGTCGTTACGATGCCTCGTACGGAGTGGTTTTGCAAGGGAATGGAAAGGGCGGTTTTGAGTCGATTGCTCCGGCTCAAAGCGGACTGATTTTAGAGGGAGATGTGAAGGATATAAAAGTGATCAATGCTGCGGATGGAAGGCGAATTTTGGTTGTGACTTTTAATGATCAAAAGATGCGCCTGTTTCAGCTACTTTGA